Within the Plectropomus leopardus isolate mb unplaced genomic scaffold, YSFRI_Pleo_2.0 unplaced_scaffold15134, whole genome shotgun sequence genome, the region TACATCATATGCTAATATagtgttttattatattgtatacTATATTGTTTCTATTATAtttctacagaaaaacataatttacttaatcatattatttattattcttgtgTACACTGTGTCATACACTATACCTTGCTGGCAGTACGTCACTCTTATcttgttattttgattttaattacttttgtgttgtttccattttgatttctattctgatttttaatttaattactttaaatgatttattttgtactatttgtctgctttttatttcGGTCCCCGTACTGCTGCAACACCTGGATTTCCATTCAGGACTCAACAAGAATTACATGTAGTTTAGGTTTTAAAATTGAGCTGACATCTTTGTTAATTGTGTGCTGAgttcacatgtttttgtatctttgcATTACAGAAGCGCTATGAACCAGCTAAGGGGAGGTTGGTGGTGTGTGGTCATGGGACGCTGATGGGAAACGGAGTCTTCTGCATCCTGAGTGACGACCACGGGCAGAAATGGTACAACGGCGCCGCACTGAAGAGCATCCCCTACAACCAGGAGAAGaaagcacaggactttgaccctgACGAGTGCCAAGTATGTTTGCTGACGTGTGTGAATCGCGCCATGATGACcatattttctgtaacagcTCACTGTAGAGTTAATGGTGCTATATGTGGCATTTTAGCATCCTATAATATCATTTTTGTCCCTTTGCCCTCTTGAAGATGAGACTTCATTACATCAGAAGGTGGTTACAGTTTCTCACAACAGCccaaaagcattaaaatatctCAGAATTATGAAGTTTTCCACACAGAGTCCCACTCATCCAGTCATGTGCTCATCATTAGTCTGCATAAACATCATTGTGACTTATGAGCAAAACTGACTTTCTTTTACCTGCTGATGACCCCTTCAAAATGACCCATTATGTCCCCATCTTATATTGGAGACATttatgtgagttttattttgtttctctcgaCTCTAATTAAAGCGTGTTGTACtatgataaaattattatttattcaaatggagtctggtgggtttgctgtgattttggggctgtttgtggttaaacaaaaaggatctcactctttaacaaaaaggatgGACTCTGTATGGATCCTTTATATAATGTTGTCAGAggtttataataacaatctgagtctgtcattggcaaaaacaaacacttttcatggAGGTAAACTGATGGTGCAcaaatgccccaagtggttacattgcagcctttttctccagctgtcagctgcagccCGACGCTCAATAGTGGCCCAGATTAAAAGATTATTGTCTTCATTAGTCACTaagatgcaaaaacatggaCTAATAGGTTCCaggttaaaaatatttaagttgcCTTTGTGTGATTGCCTTCACTGTAACGATACCAAGGTGTCATCAACATTATCAAGTTTAaaccctctctgctcctctgcagccgGTTGAGATGACGGACGGCAGCATCGTCATCAACGTGCGGAACCAGAACAACTACCACTGTCGGTGTCGCATTGTGGTCCGCAGCAATGACGGTGGATTGTCGCTGCCGATAGACGATCTGTTCTTTGACTACGAGCTGAAGGATCCGGCAGTCGCAGCTGGAGCTCTGCAGAAAGACGGCGTGCTCTTCTTCACCAACCCCTCCAATGAGCACAGCAGTAAGACTCATCACATCTTCTCCCTTCCAATGTCCTGTCACTGATTCAGTGGTggaagtaaaagtagaaaaatactctgttaaaaataaaaaagctgcatTCAAATAGTCAAAAGCAAAATGTACTAAATTtatcaaaagtatttgtttgaTAAAAATACCCCTCCTTTAGAA harbors:
- the LOC121964297 gene encoding sialidase-1-like; amino-acid sequence: FTCFCIFALQKRYEPAKGRLVVCGHGTLMGNGVFCILSDDHGQKWYNGAALKSIPYNQEKKAQDFDPDECQPVEMTDGSIVINVRNQNNYHCRCRIVVRSNDGGLSLPIDDLFFDYELKDPAVAAGALQKDGVLFFTNPSNEHSSKTHHIFSLPMSCH